In Curtobacterium sp. TC1, the following proteins share a genomic window:
- a CDS encoding DUF4031 domain-containing protein translates to MTVLIDPPTWPAHDTLWSHLVSDESYAELHAFAARAGVPRRAFDHDHYDVPLAKYDELVAAGASAVSGRELVLRLIRSGLRVAQRDKRAH, encoded by the coding sequence GTGACCGTGTTGATCGACCCACCGACGTGGCCCGCTCACGACACTCTGTGGTCGCACCTCGTCAGTGATGAATCCTACGCGGAACTCCACGCGTTCGCTGCACGCGCCGGTGTGCCGCGACGTGCGTTCGACCACGACCACTACGACGTGCCGCTCGCGAAGTACGACGAACTCGTCGCCGCGGGGGCGTCGGCGGTGTCCGGACGCGAGCTCGTGCTGCGGCTGATCCGCAGCGGGCTGCGCGTGGCGCAGCGCGACAAGCGCGCGCACTGA
- a CDS encoding DsbA family protein, whose product MSENESKKVRRDAARERAREARVQEQARRRRNRTLGISGIIVGSLAVVAVVVLVIANSVQPAGPGPRNMASDGILFTGQSGKIVPVETKATPDGGTPTATKQDDSVANITVYSDYMCPYCNQFETAQMDQIQQWVKSGSATLELHPFNLLDRVSLGSKYSTRSAAAAACVANDDPDAFLAYNTALYENQPSESTKGLSNDELASLAKEAGATSSKIASCITGQHFAGWVADATNRVMNDPIPNSSLDKVTSTPTIIVNGKQFTGSLTDTDAFASFVEQNGGAA is encoded by the coding sequence ATGAGCGAGAACGAGAGCAAGAAGGTCCGTCGCGACGCCGCCCGAGAGCGCGCTCGCGAAGCCCGGGTGCAGGAACAGGCGCGACGTCGCCGCAACAGGACGCTCGGCATCAGCGGCATCATCGTCGGCAGCCTGGCGGTCGTCGCCGTGGTCGTCCTGGTGATCGCGAACTCGGTGCAACCCGCCGGGCCGGGGCCGCGCAACATGGCGAGCGACGGCATCCTGTTCACCGGCCAGAGCGGCAAGATCGTGCCCGTCGAGACGAAGGCGACGCCCGACGGCGGGACCCCGACGGCGACGAAGCAGGACGACTCGGTGGCGAACATCACCGTGTACTCGGACTACATGTGCCCGTACTGCAACCAGTTCGAGACGGCGCAGATGGACCAGATCCAGCAATGGGTGAAGAGCGGCTCGGCGACGCTCGAACTGCACCCGTTCAACCTGCTCGACCGGGTGTCCCTCGGGTCGAAGTACTCCACGCGCTCCGCCGCCGCCGCTGCCTGCGTCGCGAACGACGACCCGGACGCGTTCCTGGCGTACAATACGGCGCTCTACGAGAACCAGCCGTCCGAGAGCACCAAGGGACTGTCGAACGACGAGCTGGCATCCCTGGCGAAGGAGGCCGGCGCGACGAGCAGCAAGATCGCCTCGTGCATCACCGGGCAGCACTTCGCCGGGTGGGTCGCCGACGCCACGAACCGGGTGATGAACGACCCGATCCCGAACTCGTCGCTCGACAAGGTGACGAGCACCCCCACGATCATCGTGAACGGGAAGCAGTTCACCGGCTCCCTGACCGACACCGACGCCTTCGCGTCCTTCGTCGAGCAGAACGGTGGCGCCGCCTGA
- a CDS encoding Rne/Rng family ribonuclease, which translates to MVEQNNDNTTNDENAPKRRTRLFGGRRARSSGLQGQAGAAQAPAVDEAAALTDGSSADAADAAEPTGADTVSVAVEAVAAQSAEPDDVSTLTGDLPVVTAEPTEPATDVTEASGASRPTETAPTTEASEPAAPAEPFVPKATSTLSLIFHAPVLPELPRRAARYERDEDDRDDRFDRSEREDRFDREDHDEEPGGSRRRSRRRGSSADRESRAPREPRDHQEPRRREPELITEPQRIKGSTRLEAKKQRRRDGRDAGRRRQVVSEDEFLARRESVDRQMIVRSSSSTIEIGVLEDGILAEHYITKSENVSLIGNVYLGKVQNVLPSMEAAFVDIGRGRNAVLYAGEVDWNSVDTSHGRRIEAALKPGDKVLVQVTKDPVGHKGARLTSQVSLPGRYLVYVPNGSMNGISRKLPDTERARLKKILKEVLPEHAGVIVRTAAEGATEEQLTRDVQRLTSQWEAIQKKVAGGQAPVMLHSEPDLLVKIVRDVFNEDFTKLIIDGEAAGGTIDEYLSAVAPDLKDRVVRYEGPDSFEEYRLNEQIDKALDRKVWLPSGGSLVIDRTEAMTVVDVNTGKFVGSGGNLEETVTKNNLEAAEELVRQLRLRDIGGIIVVDFIDMVLEENRDLVLRRLIECLSRDRTKHQVAEVTSLGLVQMTRKKIGVGLRESLDEVNAKVNDNNADPGPSKGRRKGRSGAAGNGGNGNGNGGNGGNGHGNGGGNSGGGSGSSNGQSSQAHQITDDVKNALSRIAASTIPHEESPASPTSAAAPTSADAPAGTAESADAGEQPSGSKRRRRGGRGGRGGEQPNAATTEATESASAESASAVVEPEPVAEPKRDEPKQAAPSQAADQSAAAAPAPEPKAKAPARRRVSSSATVTPTENTVAILDIPLNAAPKREPRQVAPDAESLLDSVLQALPEPKQPGQGRSRSRRVSSPSISAPATTEDASGDDTDGSVILGN; encoded by the coding sequence ATGGTGGAGCAGAACAACGACAACACGACCAACGACGAGAACGCCCCGAAGCGTCGGACCCGCCTGTTCGGCGGACGCCGCGCCCGGTCGTCCGGCCTGCAGGGTCAGGCCGGTGCCGCGCAGGCGCCGGCCGTCGACGAGGCCGCCGCGCTGACGGACGGTTCGTCCGCCGACGCAGCGGACGCGGCCGAGCCGACCGGAGCCGACACGGTCTCCGTCGCGGTCGAGGCCGTCGCCGCCCAGAGCGCCGAGCCGGACGACGTGAGCACGCTGACCGGCGACCTGCCGGTGGTCACGGCCGAGCCGACCGAGCCCGCGACCGACGTGACGGAGGCGAGTGGTGCCTCCCGTCCGACCGAGACCGCGCCGACGACCGAGGCGAGCGAACCCGCCGCCCCGGCCGAGCCGTTCGTCCCGAAGGCGACGAGCACGCTCAGCCTGATCTTCCACGCCCCCGTCTTGCCGGAGCTGCCGCGCCGCGCCGCGCGGTACGAGCGCGACGAGGACGACCGTGACGACCGCTTCGACCGTTCCGAGCGCGAGGACCGGTTCGACCGCGAGGACCACGACGAGGAGCCCGGCGGCTCCCGCCGTCGTTCGCGTCGTCGGGGGAGCAGCGCCGACCGCGAGTCCCGTGCACCGCGCGAGCCGCGCGACCACCAGGAGCCCCGCCGCCGCGAGCCCGAGCTCATCACCGAGCCGCAGCGCATCAAGGGCTCGACCCGACTCGAGGCGAAGAAGCAGCGCCGCCGCGACGGCCGTGACGCCGGACGTCGTCGCCAGGTCGTGAGCGAGGACGAGTTCCTCGCCCGCCGCGAGAGCGTCGACCGTCAGATGATCGTCCGCTCCAGCTCGTCGACGATCGAGATCGGCGTGCTCGAGGACGGCATCCTCGCCGAGCACTACATCACCAAGTCCGAGAACGTGTCGCTCATCGGCAACGTGTACCTCGGCAAGGTGCAGAACGTGCTGCCCTCAATGGAGGCAGCCTTCGTCGACATCGGCCGCGGCCGCAACGCCGTGCTCTACGCCGGCGAGGTCGACTGGAACTCCGTCGACACCAGCCACGGCCGTCGCATCGAGGCCGCGCTCAAGCCGGGCGACAAGGTCCTGGTCCAGGTCACGAAGGACCCCGTCGGCCACAAGGGCGCCCGTCTGACCAGCCAGGTCTCGCTGCCCGGTCGCTACCTGGTCTACGTGCCGAACGGCTCCATGAACGGCATCTCACGCAAGCTGCCCGACACCGAGCGTGCGCGCCTCAAGAAGATCCTGAAGGAGGTCCTGCCGGAGCACGCGGGCGTCATCGTGCGCACCGCTGCCGAAGGTGCGACCGAGGAGCAGCTCACCCGCGACGTGCAGCGTCTGACCAGCCAGTGGGAGGCCATCCAGAAGAAGGTCGCCGGTGGCCAGGCCCCGGTCATGCTGCACTCGGAGCCCGACCTGCTCGTCAAGATCGTGCGCGACGTCTTCAACGAGGACTTCACGAAGCTCATCATCGACGGCGAGGCTGCCGGCGGCACCATCGACGAGTACCTGTCGGCCGTCGCACCCGACCTGAAGGACCGCGTCGTCCGCTACGAGGGTCCGGACTCCTTCGAGGAGTACCGCCTGAACGAGCAGATCGACAAGGCGCTCGACCGCAAGGTCTGGCTGCCCTCCGGCGGTTCGCTCGTGATCGACCGCACCGAGGCCATGACGGTCGTCGACGTCAACACCGGCAAGTTCGTCGGCTCCGGGGGCAACCTCGAGGAGACCGTCACGAAGAACAACCTCGAGGCCGCCGAGGAACTCGTCCGTCAGCTCCGCCTGCGCGACATCGGCGGCATCATCGTCGTCGACTTCATCGACATGGTGCTCGAGGAGAACCGCGACCTCGTGCTCCGTCGCCTGATCGAGTGCCTGAGCCGCGACCGCACGAAGCACCAGGTCGCCGAGGTCACCTCGCTCGGCCTCGTGCAGATGACCCGCAAGAAGATCGGTGTCGGCCTGCGCGAGTCGCTCGACGAGGTCAACGCGAAGGTCAACGACAACAACGCCGACCCGGGCCCGAGCAAGGGGCGTCGCAAGGGGCGCAGCGGTGCGGCCGGGAACGGCGGCAACGGGAACGGGAACGGCGGCAACGGCGGCAACGGGCACGGCAACGGCGGGGGCAACTCCGGCGGTGGCTCGGGTTCGTCGAACGGGCAGTCGAGCCAGGCGCACCAGATCACGGACGACGTGAAGAACGCGCTGTCCCGGATCGCGGCCTCCACGATCCCGCACGAGGAGTCGCCGGCATCGCCGACCTCGGCAGCGGCCCCGACCTCGGCCGACGCGCCGGCGGGGACCGCCGAGTCCGCAGACGCGGGTGAACAGCCCAGCGGCTCGAAGCGTCGGCGCCGTGGCGGCCGTGGTGGACGGGGCGGTGAGCAGCCGAACGCTGCCACGACCGAAGCCACCGAGTCGGCATCCGCCGAGTCGGCATCCGCCGTGGTCGAGCCGGAGCCCGTCGCCGAGCCGAAGCGCGACGAGCCGAAGCAGGCCGCGCCGAGTCAGGCTGCCGACCAGTCGGCGGCTGCCGCTCCTGCCCCCGAACCGAAGGCCAAGGCCCCGGCCCGCCGTCGGGTCAGCTCCAGCGCGACGGTGACCCCGACCGAGAACACGGTCGCGATCCTGGACATCCCGCTCAACGCCGCACCGAAGCGCGAGCCCCGCCAGGTGGCCCCGGACGCCGAGTCGCTGCTGGACTCCGTGCTCCAGGCGCTGCCGGAGCCGAAGCAGCCGGGCCAGGGCCGTTCGCGGTCCCGCCGCGTGTCGTCGCCGAGCATCAGTGCTCCGGCCACGACCGAGGACGCATCCGGCGACGACACCGACGGCTCCGTCATCCTGGGGAACTGA
- the rpmA gene encoding 50S ribosomal protein L27, producing MAHKKGASSTRNGRDSNAQRLGVKRFGGEVVNAGEIIIRQRGTHFHPGANVGRGGDDTLFALSAGSVEFGTKGGRKVINIINIVNA from the coding sequence ATGGCACACAAGAAGGGTGCGAGTTCCACTCGCAACGGTCGTGACTCGAACGCACAGCGCCTCGGCGTGAAGCGCTTCGGTGGCGAGGTCGTCAACGCCGGCGAGATCATCATCCGCCAGCGTGGGACCCACTTCCACCCGGGCGCCAACGTCGGCCGCGGTGGCGACGACACGCTGTTCGCCCTCTCGGCCGGTTCGGTCGAGTTCGGCACCAAGGGTGGCCGCAAGGTCATCAACATCATCAACATCGTCAACGCGTAG
- a CDS encoding vitamin K epoxide reductase family protein, whose amino-acid sequence MSTSAPAPRRPVAMAVFLLITGIVGLYGSFSLVLDEFKKYADPDTVLSCDVNPFISCSDVMASWQGHLFGFPNPLLGVMGFVAPIAVAVLMLAGFRNGSRWFWIAFNAGVFLAWVFVTWLFTQTVWFIGALCPWCMLVWSMTIPMFWVFTIWNAAQGRFGAGTQRVGRVLLPFCWAFPLANYLFIIVTIIIKFPTILTVF is encoded by the coding sequence GTGAGCACGTCAGCGCCTGCCCCCCGTCGTCCGGTCGCGATGGCCGTCTTCCTCTTGATCACCGGGATCGTCGGCCTCTACGGGTCGTTCTCCCTGGTGCTCGACGAGTTCAAGAAGTACGCAGACCCGGACACCGTGCTGTCGTGCGACGTGAACCCGTTCATCAGCTGCTCGGACGTCATGGCCAGTTGGCAGGGCCACCTGTTCGGGTTCCCGAACCCGTTGCTCGGCGTGATGGGCTTCGTCGCGCCGATCGCCGTCGCCGTGCTGATGCTCGCGGGCTTCCGGAACGGTTCGCGGTGGTTCTGGATCGCGTTCAACGCCGGCGTGTTCCTGGCATGGGTCTTCGTGACGTGGCTCTTCACCCAGACCGTGTGGTTCATCGGCGCGCTCTGCCCCTGGTGCATGCTCGTGTGGTCGATGACGATCCCGATGTTCTGGGTGTTCACGATCTGGAACGCCGCGCAGGGTCGCTTCGGCGCGGGGACCCAGCGCGTCGGCCGGGTGCTGCTCCCCTTCTGCTGGGCGTTCCCGCTGGCGAACTACCTGTTCATCATCGTGACGATCATCATCAAGTTCCCGACCATCCTGACGGTCTTCTAA
- the rplU gene encoding 50S ribosomal protein L21, with translation MVYAVVRAGGRQEKVEVGTILTVDRVKADDKGNIDLAPVLLVDGDKITSAASELANVTVTAEVLDDLRGPKVIIQKFKNKTGYKKRQGFRAELTRVKITKIA, from the coding sequence GTGGTTTACGCAGTAGTGCGCGCCGGCGGCCGTCAGGAAAAGGTCGAGGTCGGCACCATCCTGACCGTCGACCGTGTCAAGGCGGACGACAAGGGCAACATCGACCTCGCCCCCGTGCTCCTCGTGGACGGTGACAAGATCACGTCGGCGGCTTCCGAGCTCGCCAACGTGACCGTCACCGCCGAGGTGCTCGACGACCTGCGCGGTCCGAAGGTCATCATCCAGAAGTTCAAGAACAAGACCGGGTACAAGAAGCGCCAGGGTTTCCGCGCTGAACTGACCCGCGTCAAGATCACCAAGATCGCGTAA
- a CDS encoding DsbA family protein → MTNNDRPTKNERRQHAREVSRQRADAEKRRKRRNKWFLQGGIGLGIIAIAAIITLVVVNVNNAPAVSAAGPKNMATGAIQFTGEGGEVTPVTTKAVTAKGTPSAVPTSNTDGAVAVTEYVDWACPVCKQFEAAYADQILDKVKSGDATLAIQPVSILDRSYQSSRYASRAANAAMCVANYAPDKFLDVQTQFFDNQPTEGTSGLTNAEIAKLVKAGGATGSNVSECLSTEQFKGWVTKSTKLVTEDAALQGTQGFGTPTVVVNGKRLDDLSTVITAIDAAAK, encoded by the coding sequence ATGACGAACAACGACCGACCCACCAAGAACGAACGTCGTCAGCACGCGCGCGAGGTCTCGCGGCAGCGCGCCGACGCCGAGAAGCGTCGCAAGCGCCGCAACAAGTGGTTCCTGCAGGGCGGCATCGGCCTGGGGATCATCGCGATCGCCGCGATCATCACGCTCGTCGTGGTGAACGTGAACAACGCGCCCGCCGTGTCCGCGGCCGGGCCGAAGAACATGGCCACCGGTGCGATCCAGTTCACCGGCGAGGGCGGCGAGGTCACCCCGGTGACCACGAAGGCCGTCACCGCGAAGGGCACCCCGTCGGCGGTCCCGACGTCGAACACCGACGGCGCCGTGGCGGTCACCGAGTACGTCGACTGGGCCTGCCCGGTCTGCAAGCAGTTCGAGGCCGCCTACGCCGACCAGATCCTGGACAAGGTGAAGTCGGGCGACGCGACGCTGGCCATCCAGCCGGTGTCGATCCTCGACCGCAGCTACCAGAGCTCGCGCTACGCCAGCCGGGCCGCGAACGCCGCGATGTGCGTCGCGAACTACGCGCCGGACAAGTTCCTGGACGTCCAGACGCAGTTCTTCGACAACCAGCCCACCGAGGGCACCTCGGGCCTGACGAACGCCGAGATCGCGAAGCTCGTCAAGGCCGGGGGTGCGACCGGGTCGAACGTCTCCGAGTGCCTGTCGACCGAGCAGTTCAAGGGCTGGGTGACCAAGTCCACGAAGCTCGTCACCGAAGACGCGGCGCTGCAGGGCACGCAGGGCTTCGGCACGCCGACCGTGGTCGTGAACGGCAAGCGCCTCGACGACCTCAGCACGGTCATCACGGCGATCGACGCCGCGGCGAAGTAG